The nucleotide window AATAACAGACTTTCAGGTCCAGACAGAGCTCAAATCGAAACCACCCAGTGTCATCCCACTGGAGGACAACAGTTCATAATCACCTCCTGTGAAATTAGCTCTGTTGAGGTTGATGGAGTTATGGATCCATACACTACTGAAAATGACATCTAGGTGGGAGCCTGAGTCTTTCTGCTGAGGAACTGCTCAATGTCTCTTTGCAGCTCTTCGTTGCGTCTCTGGGCCTCATCTCGACTGCGCTCTGCATTTCTCAGACAGATCTCCAGAGCGGCCACACGGCGGCGCTCTGCCTCCAGAGCCGACTGGAGCTCTGCCACTGAGGCCTTCAGCTCCTGGTTCTCCTGCTGCACACTGAGAGAGACGACCAGGGTTCACATATAGAGTAACAAAGtccaaaagaagaaacaaatttCTTCGTCAATTTACGTCTTGGGAGTGATGACAAAAAACCTTGTCAAGAAAAAACTTTACAAAGTCACTTTGTGCAAtgttgaatataaaaatatataaataaatatgatattaATTCACTTCTTTCCTATACAAATCAACTTGTTTCAAGAGTTTCGGagtaattttctttattgtaatcctttttttttttttcttgatatcAGTATAACTGATGTGTTTCGTGTCCTTTGGAGAATTTCCTGAATATTAAcattagtagtagtaataaaGTTATAAAATCTTTACCATTGCtaaaacattgatttaaaagtTTTGTATTAGCTTatcacaaattacatttttaagttttatcaAAGGAGGTGTACTTCATGTAGAGGTTGGTGAGGGTCTTATTGGTGTGTTGTGAGTTAGTATGAAGGTAAACACTGTGTTTCCATGAGACTCATCAGCTGAACCTACCTGTCTATAAGCGGCTGGTCGTCTTTCTTCAGCTCAGTCTTGCTGTCGACCTCCTGACCTGAACCACCCACTGGCAGGGTCTCCACACTCTTCTGATGGGACAGCACCTTGGTAGGATGGGACTCGGTGTCAGGTTTCTGGGAGACATCTTTTGAAGAACCTGTGCTGTCGCTTCCTCTGCGGGACGTGAGCGTAGGCTCCCCCTTCTTGTTACTCAACTGAGACCCCCCGAACAATGATCCTGAGCTCCGGAGGTCCAGGATCCTAAAAATGTCCTCTGACAATGTCtcgctcttctcctccaccacctcctggaTGCGACTCCACCGGTTGAGTGCATCGGCCTTAGCTGCCATCCCGGTGAGGGGGCAGGTGAAGGTGGGCAGGGTCTGGGTGCGTTTCCGGGGACTTTCATGCCAGTCGTCTGTGGAATGTAAGACTTGGATTTGGGAGCTGCAGTTCCCTTTGTCTGGGCCTGGACTGTcagcgtcctcctcctcttctggaGACTCAGACAGAGATGCATCACCCATCTGagataaacacaaaacatattatTTACAGATATACAGCCTACATAGAAGTCTTTATTTGTGCAAAGAAAGTATGTAGGATCACCAAACTAACAGTTTTAAGCTACAGAAGAAAAAACCTATGAATTAAATTGTCTGAAGATGTGtcagtggtggatctaggatttttcagGGGTCATAAAGGGGCCAACATTTACACAGAgaggccaattatatgtccaacagTCTGAACAACTCATTATTTAGTAAGTAGCACATGCAAGTCATTCCCTTTTCAGTGTTAGCTCTTTAGCTTGGAGCAAAGTCACACATCATTGAATTCATATtgtgaaaattgttccttgttcattGTGAACTTCAAAAACGCTTAGAATTGTTTTTTATCAGATGTGTTCTTAGTATTGTTAAtaggttattttttatttaagactactgacaggacagggacacttcaggggccaatcagatttcagctggggccagtgcccccgTGGCCCCACCACTGGATCTGCCCCTGACATGTTTCTGACATGTTGATTCCAAATGCTGAAGGAAAACCAAAATAATAGGATGTGATGATGGTATGTCCACATGAATTTGCAATAGCAGCCAGATTACTCAGGTACTGAAACCATCAGAGTGACTTTGTATACCTCTGCAGACTCCCAACCCACGAAGCTTCGGGGAGTGTTCTTCTGGCTCTCTGCCTTtttggaggggggggagggaagCACGTCTTTggagacaggaaacagtgtCTCATGCTGTCTGATCATCACTGTCATCAGCTTCTGGATCTGAGGAGTCGCTGAGAAGAAATCCAAATGACACAATGATCAAAATCTGAATTTTGTAATGCCACATGTCAATGCTTAATAAAATGGTAGacgcagagaaaaaacattttcacagtcaATACATGGAAAATAATGATGTCAAGGTCATAAGATGACACATTTAATCACTTCTATATCTTCTCCGCTCCTCACATGGGTCAACATCTGTGGTAGGACACACATCCTATAAGTCACTTGACTTCCGATAAGTCAACTGAGCAAACTATGCTGCATATGTGTGCAATAACAAGACACAAGTTGactgtttaaaacaaatttgccttatttatgatttaattaaGAGATTGAATAACAATAGAAAAGCTAGTCTATTCACTGCGAGACAGGTCCCCCAAACTTATCCTGCTTAGGGCCTCCAGACGTACAGGGCCCGCCCTGTTAGGACATGTTTGTTCTCACCCTTCATCACATCGATAGGATCTTCCATCTGAGGTTTCAGCAGGTTGATCCCCATCACTGTAGCCAAGTTCTCCACATTCATCTTGTTCACCTTGGAGTGTTGCTGCACCTCAAACAAAAACCTGGaaacaaaaaggcaaaatgAACTGCTGTGGCTCAGCATGTGTCAGGACTGGAAACTGATCTAAGAACAGTATTGGTGTTTTTAACCAGAAGGACTCTGGGAGATGCAGTGAATGCACAGTAGATAGTCTTACTCAAGGACATTTCAATGAACATGTAGGGTGTCCTCTCCTGAACGTCCCATAAtgctttgtgctgcagcttctATACTCACCGGCACACATAACTCAGAAGGTTGTAGTTGATTCTGGGGAGAAGAGAGATTTGTTTCTCCAACTTTTCCCAAGCCTGAAAGTACAGAGGGGCAGTaggttaaaacacacacacacacacacgcacacacgcacacgcccaCACgcccacgcacgcacgcacacacgcacacacacacatagccaCACAGCCACATGGCCCTGGctcatgacttcagaggacattacattgacttacattgatttcctggggACTTAGTTACCACTTGCTTTACCCTAATTCTTACCCTTATCTTAACCTAAACCCACCTGTAAACTAGACCTAACTTTAACCAAGTGCTAAACTAACCTTAAAACTTCCTCACCTTAGAATTTAGGGATTTACATTATAGGACTTgcccccataatgtgactgtgtaaacaggtTTAGgtagtaatacctggaccacgcacacacacacacacacacacacacacacacacacacacacacacacacacacacacacacacacacacacacacacacacacacacacacacacttacgtcTGTGTTGCTGCAGTCCAGCTGGTTGGTACAGTCCAGAAAGTCTTGGTACTGAGTCCAGGGCACCACAGGCTCTGGCAGCTCCCTCAGGTACAGCTTGAGAAGTGACGCCACTGTGTGGACATCTGTGTCACTGCGTGCAATGACACATTCACAATGAATATCCACTTACACTTTAACTGACCGTTATTCCTTCAACTGGTACTTGAGCCATGGAGCCAACGTTGGTTGCATGAGTTATCACATGCATGTCATTTGATCACATGCTGTATATGGAGTCCTTTAACCTTTAAATGTAACATAATGTTAACTGGATTCTACACACATGCCTACATATGTGGCTGTTGTGTATCTTAGTTTTAGCGACGGTTTTGTTCCATCGTGACAAGAGCTGTGTAAATATTTTAACTGGACTAAAAAGCATGTACATGGTGGGCTGCAGTGTCAACATCGTCTTAGTTACATTCTAAAATCCACTGGTTGTGACAAAAGCTCTGCATGACCTCATTGTTTGGGCCTCTGGGTCTagttttgtatatttatctgTGCAAAAGGGTTGGattcatttgtgttgttttttgaagAATACAGttagagaaaacacaaaatcttgctcttttattttttctttctggccTGAAATATCATAAAACCATGTGTCTGTGACCCTCGCTGGCTGTAACCGTGTGCTCCCTCACTCCGGGCAGACAAACATGTTAGACTGATGTTTTAGTGCTCTGTCAGAGGAGCTTGTGATGTTGAGTAATACAGACGCCCTCCTGTGTTCCTGCCAGAACAGGATGTGGTGTCGCTTTCAGCTCAGAGGACACAGAAATCAGcctctctgcatctctctcatctctccctgctttctcagcagaagaaaaactgaaaaactgttGATTGACTGAGGTTAGGAGAGTTTCACCGTATGTAGCAGTGACCTTCTTCAGCTCATGCATTCACTAACCAGGTTTAAAGAAGGCTCAGAATTGTTTCAGAGTTCTAGTTTGTTTGAGAAGtgtgaaaagaacatttaatgtTCActatttcctgtctttttcaACTACAGGATTTCCAATAATATATGTAACATTCCTACATACAATAACACTTTCACAACCAATCAGTTCATCAAGAAGTTAATGATTATATGTTACATCACATCATTCTGTCCATACATAACCATGAGTGTATACCTGGGGAAGGACGGCCTCTCTCCAGCATCGAAGGCGTCTCTGAACTGTTTGACAGCGTTGTCCTGCCCCGGCAGGCGGAAGATGCCCTCCTCATTCAGACCGTGTTCTTTAATGAACTCCACACACTTCTGCACCAGGATCGGTACCATGTGAGGCCCGAAACGTTGCTCATACGTCACAGTGTCCATGAGACTCTTTCCAAACACTGTGGGgacagaaacattaaaaacaacacagagactaattaaaagaaattcatttaaaatcagaaagTGCCGTTTAAAACCgttttcaagcaaaaataaaagagattaaaagaggtgaaagaaataaaaatgatatattaaatttaaaaaacaaattgaagGTGTACCATTATACTAATAATTAATACGAGTATATGGAATGACCTTAGATTTTGTCAAATAGTTTAGTTAAAGGCTCTTACATTTAAAAGTTTTCAATCTGGATTTACATGACATTTTTGACCAGTAACGGTATCAGAAAACATGTGACATGTTCGATCCAGCactatttctgtttcttttacaCAGTGTGTAAGTCAGGGGTAAAGTAAGGTTCAACATTTAGGGGGAAggatttatttactttcatgCCGAGAATTAGATGAGTAGATTCACTTTCATGTCCGTACAGTACATATGGCCATTAGATGATTAGCTAGCAATAAAGACTGCAAACTAAAAATATCAGCTGCTCTCTCAGCCAGGAACAGTCACTTCCTGCAGTCTTTTCATCATCATAATTTTGCAAGACGAACAGCAAAGACTCCAGGAAGTCATTGCTAAGCTTCATCACATAACCTTGGAAAAACTATTTTAGTCCTGATTGACGAAATTTTGTATAATATGTTAATCAGTGAGCTTTAGAGGTATTTTATAATCTTCAGTTAAATGACAGTGACATCATCTTTTAAGCAGTTTTATCGAACCTCCACTGGTCGGTAGTCCGATGACTCTGCGTATAGAGCGGACCCACTCCTCCATGTCACTCTGGGAGTTTGCCATGAACACATATGGacctcgctctctgtctcctgtttttcctgtgtGAGTAGTTTTAGTAGTAGTTAGTAGTATGTAAAAACGGCATCATACAACAAAACCTTGAGCTCCGACTGtcacaaaaatttaaattcctACCATACAGATAAGATTTGTCCCACACAGACCAGaggatctaggatttttctaaatcaagggcaataaaggggccacaatttataTGTCCAACAACCATTCACAATTCCTAATTAAATAAGATGCACATTctaagtcattccttgtttactgttatcTCTAtaactttgagcaaagccacacatcattatatatatttcgAAAAATTATCCGTGTTCAGGCATATTGTGAACATATTTCAGTTGGcagccagtgcccccctggcctTGCCCTTGGACTCACCCCTGATGCAGACAGATACCAAAGAGCGACATGCAGCCCCAATGGAACAGGTGGAATTAAAAAACACTGGCTTTCAGGAAATGTTAAAGAGAAATATTTTCATCTCCtctttataaaataataaaacaaagaagaaacaaggCAGTACAGACAGGACCAACAAGGCAGTGCTGATGTATCACTGTTATACACAAAACTGGAATAAGGTGTTGGAATGAGCTATGTGAGGCCTAAAGTCACTTCTGTTCACTTTGGAGAGTCAGTCATATGCTCACGTGGTATGATCTCGAACAGGTACTTCCCAGGGTCGTCTGAGTTCAGAGGGAGTTCGTTAACTTTACAGATACGTAGCTGAATGACTCCCTGGAAagcaaagcacacacacaatggttACATCACAGCATGTAGGCTACAGCACAGTGCACCacaccaagtgtgaagccgactCCTTTAATCTGCCACTGTCCCACTCcttcatgtctgtttttatacCAAGGTCAAAAGAAGCATTGACTCTAAGAATTTCTGAGTAACTCCTCATGTTCCTGTGGCTTTTTCTGTTTATCCATCATGTGGTGGGTGTGAGGCCATGTTCAATGTCCCTGAGTGCAATTATGTTTTTGGTTTTCATGAACTGTTTGACTAGCTCTTGTTTCTTAACAGGAAGTACatgagaaggaaggaaaaacatgtaaatgtgtaaGAGAAGTGGTGAACAGAAATGAGACCATATCACGACTCAAAATGTCTAAAGTTTCAAGGCCAAAGTGaaagcattgtttttttttaacatgataaTA belongs to Hippoglossus stenolepis isolate QCI-W04-F060 chromosome 9, HSTE1.2, whole genome shotgun sequence and includes:
- the arhgap25 gene encoding rho GTPase-activating protein 25 — translated: MSLKLPRNWDFSTFKAETGRIARSRTVVPGEGGTGPGSPRSPRSMERPLKAGWLKKQQRSLVKNWQQRYFVLRGSTLTYHKDDKETTVQGVIQLRICKVNELPLNSDDPGKYLFEIIPRKTGDRERGPYVFMANSQSDMEEWVRSIRRVIGLPTSGVFGKSLMDTVTYEQRFGPHMVPILVQKCVEFIKEHGLNEEGIFRLPGQDNAVKQFRDAFDAGERPSFPSDTDVHTVASLLKLYLRELPEPVVPWTQYQDFLDCTNQLDCSNTDAWEKLEKQISLLPRINYNLLSYVCRFLFEVQQHSKVNKMNVENLATVMGINLLKPQMEDPIDVMKATPQIQKLMTVMIRQHETLFPVSKDVLPSPPSKKAESQKNTPRSFVGWESAEMGDASLSESPEEEEDADSPGPDKGNCSSQIQVLHSTDDWHESPRKRTQTLPTFTCPLTGMAAKADALNRWSRIQEVVEEKSETLSEDIFRILDLRSSGSLFGGSQLSNKKGEPTLTSRRGSDSTGSSKDVSQKPDTESHPTKVLSHQKSVETLPVGGSGQEVDSKTELKKDDQPLIDSVQQENQELKASVAELQSALEAERRRVAALEICLRNAERSRDEAQRRNEELQRDIEQFLSRKTQAPT